The Apium graveolens cultivar Ventura chromosome 10, ASM990537v1, whole genome shotgun sequence nucleotide sequence GGTTTCCTGATCAACACATTGAGGTCCAGATTGAGGCCGGGAAATTTCAACATTCTTTCTTTTGAAAAATGCTTCAATTGTAGTCGGTTTTACCATCTATAAATTATAATAACCATTAATCAGAGTCACATTGAGAATAGTAATCAAGATCAGAGACATATCTATAATCTTAAGAATAACACTAAAACTAGCAAGATACCCTAATTTCTAAAATCTGCTTATTACCTAATAGaattataaaagaaattaggGGTTACAATACGAATAACAATTAACACATATCAAATTAACGGAGGTGTTGTAGAATTGTGTGTACCTTTGCCTCCTGCCTTCTTGTAACTTTAATGAAAAGATGGTTTGATATGTTGCCTGGTGGAGTAGTCCCGAGACCAGAGACCAAGCAGTGGAAATGTGTACGTGTTCTGTTTACCAATAATTGTTTTTTTACCTTGTTAAATGGGCCAACTTAAATTGGGAGGGCCCATTTTAGAAAATACAACGCACATATAAACAACACACCTGATATTACTACTATGGTGCTAAAAAAATGGGGGGACCAAGTGGCCTTGGTCTTACATTGGTTCCGCCCATGAGAGAGAGCATCTTGGTGGAGTCTCTCGGTTATTGAGCATGGTTGAGGGATTAGGCGGCAAAGAGCTGCTCGAAAGCTTGACAAACAAGCGAAAAAGCCTATATTCCTTTCTTTTTAGTTTAGggttttaaataataaaaaattactttaataacatttattaacttttaaactgaaaattattaatttaacgaTCATATTTGTTACTGTCCACCACAAcatttatttacttaaaattaaaaaaaaaaaatttaacaataacaaatttatgggccgtatttagattatattaagtaatattaaattaaatttaataacatctatttacatttaatttgtaaattaatttttattgataattaggtaagtaataaataaactatattgaaaaggctaattataagatatttatcaaataatattaattaatattaaattatctaaagaacGGTTATTTGGTTTGTAAGATAgagatacaattcgtttcacataaataaaactaatatgttagatttttatatcaagtaaaacaatgcaaaactagaattatactgaaaaatttcataactgattcgattctttttaaccacataactattttttgcaagtactaatttaagatttgatattaatatattaattttaattcgtgtttcgcacaaattatgaataattctctacaaatattaattcgatatttttagtCCTGAGCCCGTGTTTCGGGTTATCAACTATCAAATACTAATAAGCGAAACCATGTTTAGGTTCCAAATCTTGGTACTCactaaaaaattatacaactatttttaaaattttatgtaaaattatacaactatttttaaaattttatgtaataaaatctcaactGACAAAAAATAACTTCTActctctgtaaattttattttccttcaatttttatttgttgttGAACATCCAAGCGTCagtttactttaaaataatcgtattagtaagttaacatgtAAAATTTGTATAAGTAAATTATTAAATACATGCATATATGGTGAAATTTAAGAGTTGCACTTAACTTCAacttttttaactacatattttaacaGCATTTTATCTATTATATTTAGATATATATTTTGCACGGATTGTGAGTTTCAGTTTTATGCAAATAATAGTGTGATACTGTTATTTTTAATTTCGGGCCCGTATCTCGCACGGTTAAaaactagtatatatatatatatatatattgaagaaagaaaaagaaaaagaaaaaactAATCACAACTCACAAGCTTGTGACTTAAAAAAACTGAATTCATCCCATCAAACAAAATTTGGAGAAACTAACTTTTGGCGCCTAAAATCATTCAGAACGAGCTCTGCAATTTACTAAAATTAACAGCTATTGGAATTTGTTAACTTGTTCCCAATATGTTATAAacatatattatataatataattacTCATGATAACATACACCCGAGGACTATCATGTATGTTCAGGATTTCGACCAGCCCAGCTACACACCAGTGTACAGAATAAAGGCCTAGACAAAGATATAATGCAATCAGGAACCATTAGTAGACCAGTACAGGTTAATAACATTACTACTACAAACAAACTAACATAGTAATATTATGTGCTTTCTTTGTCATTAAAGAGAACTAAACAAAGAGTAGATAGATGTATAACCACGAGCAAGAACAaatgataaaaatgatttcaaAGATGAACTAGTGAATCCCAGGAACCAGCAAAAGAAGCAAACTGAATACCTTGCGATAAGTCCATAACAGTCAACAGGTAACCACAAGTAACACATTACAATCACTTAAGCCTTAAGGCATCAGATCTTCTGTCTCAATTCAGCGACACATGGCAAGTAGAAGCATCTAACTTCTTTGTACATGAGTTATACTTCACTAATATAGAGCAAAATATGGAGTACAATCTGCAATGAGTAATACGAGATCTGAACTGTGATATAGAGCTAGAAGTTTGGGACTCCTTCTTGACAACCTTTGCTCGATAATTCTTTAGAGTGAACTCAAATATGTTATCTTTTATGCTGAACACTGAAAGAACCACTTCGTGGCGAACATTTGGTTTAAACTTGAACATGTCAGCGTAATCCTCTCTCACTTCGAACCAAGAACTAGGATCAAGCTCCAGAATACGTGATTCTTCTTCACTTACTTTAAACTTGATACGTGCATCTCCTGTGCTGGCCAGTGAGAGGGGCACAGTTAAGCCATCTACCAGAAGATAGTATCGTGGAATCAGCTCCCTAAGCCTCAGCACAAATAGCACGAATTGGCAGAGTAGAAACGCTTGCATCGAATTATCTTTTTCAAAACTTATGCTAAATGTTGCGAGTACAAGCAACATTGAAGCAAAACAACAACTATACATATCTACCTTATTCTTGCTCACGATGTAGGAAGAACCAGCTCCGAGTAGATGAAGAATTGCTGCACCAAGAGCAGCCCATGCAAATCGTCTATCATAGGAATAGCACTCGATGAAAACAGTCTTACTCTGTTGAACCACAAGGTTCACAAAGGTGAAAGCTACACAAACATAATGCACAAACGTGGGCAAGTCAACTTTAATCACATTGCAGTAGTTTCTCATTGTGTTCAGTAAAGCAAGAGCCTGATGATAAAAAAATGTTAATGATCAATCACCTTTGATTAAAAAACCATTCTAAGAATCTTGCACTGGAATTAGCAGTGCTACAATCAAGACGAAATGTAATAAACATAGCTAATCAAACTATTAGAATTTTCATATAGCTGCTCCAAAATTGAACAAATCAGATACGATTTAACAAGAAAAGAGAAACATGCATCAATGTTCAGACTGAAATTTGCTAAAGAACTCGCTAATTGTTAACTGTGAGCCCCATTCAGAGAAAAAAACTTCTGGTTTGGAAAAATGAAAGGTACAATGAAACTTTACATACGTGTGACCAGAGGAGCAATTTCAGATTATAAATATTAATCATGAAGTTACTCGACATATTGCAAAATTCAGCTTATCAACATTAATAGACTAATAAAGAACTCGACCATTTCTGAGTAATGTAACAAGAACCAATGACTCACTCTAGATCGTAAATTGGGCTAACAATGAAAAACTCAACCCAAATGTCCAGCAGATTAAGCCATCATATTAATTGGTAGAAGAAGATATATAAGAATTTTCTACAAAATTCTTTGGCAAATACATGAATTCCATGAAACTATTCATACATGAAGATATATAACTATGAGTCACGTAAGCAGAATCAATACAGAATATCATACAAGACATCTGTAGAACACTATTCATCAGGCAATGCATCGGTCATTCTTCCAGTTTGGCATATTATTTAACGTACCGAAAAGAAATAATGCAGAAAACATACTACTAATCTCGCATTTTCCAACACAAACAAGCTTATTTTGACCATAAAATCATCATATGAAATTATTAAACTCCGTATATGTAGACAAAAAACTCATAGAAAAATTTTTTGGACTCAATTTTGTCCAAATTTTACATAATAACACAACAATCGCATAAAAAATGAGTCCGAGTACTCTGGCTAAATCAACCGATTCTTAGAAAAATGATATATTAAGTACAAAGCGATAAAATTATCACCTTATATAACACTAATTAGAGAACGTATAAATGTGTATGTgttttatatacatatatgtaccAAACAATGCGTATTaacacacaaaatgaaacaaaTGCAGAGAAACAATCTTATAATCTCAGCTTCATCAAGCACAACACAGATCTGTACTGATTCATAGTGAAAACGTGTGTGTGAGTGAGAGAATATATATTATCACTATAACACCATATACGACACTAATTAGCTGGAgaatgtgtgtgtgtgcgcgcgcgaGTGAGAGAGagtatgagagagagagagaacgagagcgagagagggggggagagagagagagcgagagagatagaaagggagtgagagagagagggagagagagcgagagagagggagaaagaGACATAGAGAGGGCGAGatagagagggagagagagagggagagggggaGGGAGGGAGGCAGAAAGAGACATAGAgagggcgagagagagagagacataGAGAGGGCGAGATAgagataaagagaaagagagagtagTACCACGTTACAGGGTAGAAGCTGAAGAAAACGGATCAGAGTGAGGAGCAGCAAAGCACAGCTTGATTCACTCAACATCTTCATAGTTACACCAGCTAGAGCCTAGGACGTCTTTTCGTCTTCTCCAAGCTTTGCTTGTGTTGTCACTTCCTAATACaatcaataaaatataaaaaacaCAGCGAAAAATGCCATGTCCTTTTTGTAAAGTTACTGTTAGACTTAGACACACTAAATGAAAAATGCCAAGTCCTTTTTGTAAAGTTACTGTTAGATCCTGTAAATAAATATCCCAAACTTAACGATTCGGTGAATACACTCCCCAATTTTGAtgaataaaatgaattttttatacAATTTGGTGAATAAATAAACAAGTCTAGTTAGGTTTTGAATTCGTTCAAGTGCATGATTCgtttaaaaatattcaaattgGAACATGTCTACATTGGGGCTCCACTATGCAGGATCACATTTTGCATAGTTACAGTTACAGCATTTCGGAAAATGGATAAACATTGGGAGCATACCTACAAGGCCAGCTTGCACCTTACTCTAAACATGCCCTGTTACATTCTGAGGTCTGAGCCAACTATAAAgcaatatatttatatttgttaTAAGTTGATTGTCATGTAGTCAAAAGGTAAATAGTAAGGCTAGATTTGTAAATAGTAAGGCTAGATTTATAAGAGTAGAATTTTCACATTACATTTAATAAACATGTTGTTTGTATTGGCTATAAATAGCCTCACTTGTTACACATGAAGATGCACAAAAAATAAACAGcttcagcttcttcttctctCTACTTTCTCTCTACACAGCTCTCTTTATCTCCATTTCTGctctatttagttttacaaagGTTCGATATAATACTTTTATAACTAGTATTTTacaacacgttatcagcacgaagtcctgccgaaactgagaaggtataattttaatttaaaaatgcatatatataagtagatgtggttacaccctctacatataatttttatatatctatGACCGAAGTAGACGTGGTTATACCCTctactaataatttaaatatatatggccggagcaccgcctattaaaattattttacggtaccatttaattttgggtaataccgaagtatagtgggaaccttaatttataaattgcatAACTATCGGATAATAACTTTTTGCCCCTAACTAACTTATGCAGGATTGTCCACTTTAATTTATTATTGGTCGGAGATAATCTGCATACGCAGACGTCCGTATGGCGGGTGAAAAGCCAtttgtcattttatatatagatctatttataatatcaatgataataatgatatatacattgattattgcatacttgttaacgcacccgattaagtaggattttatgtaatatttacattgatgaattaaaatttaataattttcgtGTTAATTCAGATTTAGTATGACAAATATTACAAGCTTGTCGTTCGTTTCCTTGGACATTTCTGGcgataattatttatcatgggtACAAGATGTAAAGTTGCACTTGGGTTCAAAGAAATTAAGCGATACAATAAAGGCATAAAATAAATCCACGGCTGAAGAAAACTTTACCTCCATAATTTTTCTCCGACACCACATGCATGAAGATTTAAAATCTGAGTACTTAGAAGTTGAGGATCCttttattttatgggaaaatctaAAGGATAGGTTCGATCACCAGAAACTAGTTTATCTACCTGCAGCTGAAAATGATTGGGCTAATTTAAGAATTCAGGATTTTAAGAGTGTCCGAGCATATAGCTCTGCTTTGTTCAAAATAAGTTCTAGGCTGATTATGTGTGGTGAGAAAGTTACGGAAAAAAGAAAAATCGATAAAACACTATCAACTTTTCACCCCAACAATATCAACTTAGCAGAGATGTACAGGGAGCGCAAATTTACTAAGTTCGGGGATCTTCTATCAACTCTCCTCGTTGCTGAACAGAATCATGAATTGGTGATTAAGAATCATCAATCCCGTCCAACAGGATCTGCCCCATTACCTGAAGTAAATAACATGTCATTCCAGCCGAATGTATGTGGAAAAGGGTATAGAGGTGGACGGGGCCAAGGGCGGTACCGTGGACGAGGTCGGAGCCACGGGCATTTTCGTCCATATAACAACTCTGGTCACCGGAAGTGGCAATCTGAATCACAGAGTAAAAGAAAGGCATCACGAGGAGGAAAAACCGAAAATGTTTGCTATAGGTGCGGCATGAATGGGCACGGTACACGTAATTGTCATACCCCAGATCATCTTGTTAAGTTATACCAATCTTCTCaaaaatcaaaagagaaaatggTAGAAATAAATTTCGCCAACAATAACATAGATGATTTTCCGAGAATC carries:
- the LOC141691325 gene encoding uncharacterized protein LOC141691325; the encoded protein is MHEDLKSEYLEVEDPFILWENLKDRFDHQKLVYLPAAENDWANLRIQDFKSVRAYSSALFKISSRLIMCGEKVTEKRKIDKTLSTFHPNNINLAEMYRERKFTKFGDLLSTLLVAEQNHELVIKNHQSRPTGSAPLPEVNNMSFQPNVCGKGYRGGRGQGRYRGRGRSHGHFRPYNNSGHRKWQSESQSKRKASRGGKTENVCYRCGMNGHGTRNCHTPDHLVKLYQSSQKSKEKMVEINFANNNIDDFPRITTGGININGPNEPNETPID
- the LOC141693025 gene encoding uncharacterized protein LOC141693025 translates to MKMLSESSCALLLLTLIRFLQLLPCNVALALLNTMRNYCNVIKVDLPTFVHYVCVAFTFVNLVVQQSKTVFIECYSYDRRFAWAALGAAILHLLGAGSSYIVSKNKVDMYSCCFASMLLVLATFSISFEKDNSMQAFLLCQFVLFVLRLRELIPRYYLLVDGLTVPLSLASTGDARIKFKVSEEESRILELDPSSWFEVREDYADMFKFKPNVRHEVVLSVFSIKDNIFEFTLKNYRAKVVKKESQTSSSISQFRSRITHCRLYSIFCSILVKYNSCTKKLDASTCHVSLN